In Oncorhynchus gorbuscha isolate QuinsamMale2020 ecotype Even-year linkage group LG08, OgorEven_v1.0, whole genome shotgun sequence, one genomic interval encodes:
- the LOC124041686 gene encoding E3 ubiquitin-protein ligase RNF114-like, translating to MLLLFTTRQRREEMAMLGSFSSAQQNKNVSGSDRDGTEFVCPVCLEIFDSPVTTQCGHTFCQSCLQECLRPQKPVCAVCRAPLGHWAKATDLEALIHTSMAACKGCGAQVGLSQMRGHTAACSKYQEYIEEGVRTTAQTQPNIIGPMPNRFTFSCPYCNYQNLDQDGLVEHCTSQHARDTRHVVCPICASMPWGDPNYRSADFFQHLKIRHTFSYDTFVDYSTDEHTMIQEALQRSLMEN from the exons ATGCTCCTCCTTTTCACCACccgacagaggagagaagaaatgGCGATGCTAGGGTCTTTTAGCTCCGCACAGCAGAACAAAAATGTTTCTGGGAGCGACAGGGACGGGACAGAGTTCGTATGTCCGGTTTGTCTCGAGATTTTTGATAgccctgtcacaacacaatgtggacatAC GTTTTGTCAAAGTTGTCTGCAGGAGTGCCTGCGGCCCCAGAAGCCAGTGTGTGCCGTTTGTAGGGCACCATTGGGCCACTGGGCCAAAGCCACTGACCTAGAGGCCCTCATACACACCTCAATGGCGGCCTGCAAGGGCTGTGgagcacag GTGGGCCTGTCCCAAATGAGAGGCCACACGGCAGCATGCTCCAAGTACCAGGAGTATATTGAGGAGGGGGTCAGGACCACTGCCCAGACCCAGCCTAACATTATTGG CCCTATGCCGAACCGCTTCACTTTCTCATgcccctactgtaactaccagaACCTGGACCAGGACGGCCTGGTGGAGCACTGCACTTCCCAGCATGCCCGGGACACGCGCCACGTG GTGTGTCCTATCTGTGCCTCTATGCCTTGGGGGGACCCCAACTACAGAAGTGCTGACTTCTTCCAGCACCTAAAGATTAGACACACCTTCTCTTATGACACCTTTGTG GACTACTCCACAGACGAACACACTATGATCCAGGAGGCTCTACAACGCTCCCTCATGGAGAACTGA